A window from Zingiber officinale cultivar Zhangliang chromosome 7A, Zo_v1.1, whole genome shotgun sequence encodes these proteins:
- the LOC122001281 gene encoding L-ascorbate oxidase-like, translated as MHMAKTSLLFIACIVSLLSHTACQAKVWQFEWEVGYVYASPDCEEKLVMAINGQFPGPTIRAKAGDTIHLKLKNTLDTEGVVIHWHGIRQQGTPWADGTASISQCAINPEETFNYTFEVDKAGTYFYHGHYGMQRAAGLYGSLIVDVADGEEEPFHYNGEFNLLLSDWYHKSIYDQMVGLSSRPMKWIGEPQSLLINGRGQYNCSLAAHLIQGSSTCKLTKDCEPVVLQVLPNKTYRLRIASTTSLASLNLAIGNHKMTVVEADGNYVEPFSVDDMDIYSGESYSVLITTDQNPSSNYWLSVGVRGRKPNTQPALAIINYLPNSPSKLPESSPPVTPVWNDYAHSKSFTYKILAKEGTPRPPQKHNKRIALLNTQNKLDGYTKWAINNVSLALPTTPYLGAMKFQIKHAFDPQPPPENFSSDYDVMKPAKNPNTTQSTNAYVFQLNSTVDVILQNANAIAENVSEIHPWHLHGHDFWVLGYGDGRFQEKDVSTFNLKNPPLRNTVVIFPYGWTALRFVTDNPGVWAFHCHIEPHLHMGMGVIFAEGIEYVGKIPRDAITCGLTGKMLINNHLP; from the exons ATGCATATGGCGAAGACCTCCCTCTTGTTCATCGCTTGCATCGTTTCACTTCTTTCGCACACCGCCTGCCAAGCCAAGGTCTGGCAATTCGAATGGGAGGTGGGTTATGTATACGCATCGCCGGACTGCGAAGAGAAACTCGTGATGGCAATCAACGGCCAGTTCCCAGGGCCGACCATCCGCGCCAAGGCCGGCGACACGATCCATCTCAAGCTCAAGAATACTCTCGACACCGAAGGAGTTGTCATCCACTGGCACGGTATCAGACAG CAAGGAACACCTTGGGCTGATGGCACTGCCTCCATCTCACAATGCGCAATCAATCCTGAGGAGACTTTTAACTACACATTCGAAGTCGACAAG GCTGGCACATATTTCTACCATGGACATTATGGGATGCAGAGAGCTGCAGGGCTGTATGGTTCTCTCATAGTTGATGTGGCTGATGGTGAAGAGGAGCCATTCCACTATAATGGAGAGTTCAATCTACTTCTCAGTGATTGGTATCATAAGAGCATTTATGATCAGATGGTTGGACTCTCTTCCAGACCCATGAAATGGATTGGAGAACCCCAA AGTCTATTGATCAATGGCAGAGGGCAGTACAACTGTTCCCTGGCCGCACATCTTATCCAAGGATCCAGCACATGCAAGTTAACAAAAGACTGTGAACCTGTTGTGCTCCAAGTTCTTCCAAACAAGACATACAGGCTGCGAATTGCAAGCACTACCTCACTGGCTTCACTAAACCTGGCCATTGGA AATCACAAGATGACAGTGGTGGAAGCAGATGGCAATTATGTGGAACCATTCAGTGTGGATGATATGGACATATATTCGGGTGAAAGCTACTCAGTACTCATCACTACAGACCAGAACCCATCATCAAATTACTGGCTTTCTGTCGGAGTTAGGGGAAGAAAACCCAATACACAACCTGCTTTAGCTATCATAAACTACCTTCCTAATTCCCCGTCAAAATTACCAGAATCTAGTCCCCCAGTCACACCGGTATGGAATGACTATGCCCATAGCAAATCATTCACGTACAAGATTCTCGCCAAGGAAGGCACACCAAGGCCCCCTCAAAAGCATAATAAGAGAATTGCTTTGCTCAACACACAAAACAAATTGGATGGTTATACTAAGTGGGCTATCAACAACGTCTCTTTAGCACTTCCTACCACCCCTTATTTAGGAGCCATGAAATTTCAAATAAAGCATGCATTTGATCCTCAACCACCACCAGAGAACTTCTCCTCAGATTATGATGTGATGAAACCGGCCAAGAATCCAAATACAACGCAGAGTACCAATGCATATGTCTTCCAACTTAACAGCACAGTTGACGTAATCCTTCAAAATGCAAATGCCATAGCAGAGAACGTGAGTGAAATACATCCATGGCATTTGCACGGGCATGATTTCTGGGTGCTAGGGTATGGGGATGGAAGATTCCAAGAGAAGGATGTTTCCACGTTTAACCTCAAGAATCCTCCGCTCAGAAACACAGTAGTGATTTTCCCTTATGGTTGGACAGCATTAAGGTTTGTGACAGACAATCCTGGAGTTTGGGCATTTCACTGCCATATAGAACCACATCTGCATATGGGCATGGGTGTAATATTTGCAGAAGGTATTGAATATGTCGGGAAAATTCCAAGAGATGCTATAACTTGTGGGCTGACTGGAAAGATGTTAATCAACAACCATCTCCCTTAA